From Vallitalea longa, one genomic window encodes:
- a CDS encoding sensor histidine kinase, whose amino-acid sequence MEFACFIIMNLLEIYSFILILSKVDKRIFLKGWIYKLIVVILHVTIVSICLFLNIPFKELVVGILIIGLFKFITNISFKLLIFECTISAICILIIQLSTVFLFQLLGIINNSDLLAISCNIFLLFVSIVVYKYIPINEIIPLYNRFKSIIQWLVLLITLPIGIYFISWRIDFLYSLNYVSLIVIGIITWTLIVAIVFKQLLQLKQRQKANEIYKEYNPILENLLSDVRAKQHDIKNQLNAIYGIAEKSQDQELLNYLDSIIEGYQFHSDDILLNTGNNAISAILYSKKIKAKKNNVKLDYNCYTSFPQYPVEDYEFVDIIGNLLDNAIESAIKYKSAPKKEVQVNLFNEDNNTVIEVKNTSPPVKFETLNKIFEKGYSTKGKNRGFGLYNVSKIVKSYNGNIQISYEEEQICFKILFGN is encoded by the coding sequence ATGGAATTTGCTTGTTTTATAATCATGAATCTATTGGAAATTTATAGTTTTATATTGATACTTAGTAAAGTGGATAAGAGGATTTTTTTAAAAGGATGGATATATAAATTAATTGTAGTAATATTACATGTTACAATTGTTTCTATTTGTTTATTTTTGAATATCCCGTTTAAAGAGTTAGTAGTTGGTATTTTAATTATAGGATTGTTTAAATTCATTACCAATATATCATTTAAATTATTAATATTTGAATGTACAATATCAGCTATATGTATATTAATTATACAACTTAGTACTGTTTTTTTATTTCAATTACTAGGTATAATTAATAATAGTGATTTACTAGCAATATCTTGTAACATTTTTTTGCTATTTGTTTCAATAGTTGTTTATAAGTATATTCCTATAAATGAAATAATACCTTTATATAATAGATTTAAGTCAATAATTCAGTGGTTAGTACTTTTGATAACATTACCCATAGGTATATATTTCATATCATGGAGGATAGACTTCTTATATAGTTTAAATTATGTTTCGCTTATTGTTATTGGAATAATAACTTGGACATTAATAGTCGCTATTGTATTTAAACAATTGTTACAGTTGAAACAAAGACAAAAAGCTAATGAAATTTATAAAGAATATAATCCTATATTGGAAAATTTACTTAGTGATGTTAGAGCAAAGCAACATGATATAAAGAATCAGCTTAATGCAATATATGGGATAGCAGAAAAGAGTCAAGATCAAGAATTACTTAATTATTTAGATTCTATTATAGAAGGATATCAATTCCATTCAGACGATATTTTATTAAATACTGGAAATAATGCAATTAGTGCTATACTATACAGTAAAAAAATTAAGGCAAAAAAAAATAATGTGAAGTTAGATTATAATTGTTATACATCTTTTCCACAATATCCAGTAGAAGATTATGAGTTTGTAGATATCATTGGTAACCTTCTGGATAATGCTATTGAATCGGCAATAAAGTATAAAAGCGCTCCAAAGAAAGAAGTACAGGTAAACTTGTTTAATGAAGACAATAATACAGTAATAGAAGTGAAAAATACTAGTCCACCAGTTAAATTTGAAACGCTGAATAAGATTTTTGAAAAAGGATATTCTACCAAAGGCAAAAACAGAGGTTTTGGATTATACAATGTAAGTAAGATAGTTAAATCTTACAATGGAAATATTCAGATTTCCTATGAAGAAGAACAAATATGCTTTAAAATATTATTTGGTAATTGA